The sequence below is a genomic window from Brevibacillus laterosporus.
TACACATGCTTTTTCGTAGAAATTCCTTCACCGATACCACCTCTATACTTAGACTTTCCGTTGACTTCGAAAAATTTGCCTGTGAAGTACAGGAAAATCTGGGAAGGAATTTTTACAAACAAAAAGCCTTCCCCTTGATGTCAGAGAAGACTTTTGTATGACTATAGTAAAATAATATAAATTACCCCAAAAATACTGATAATACCTAAACCAAATACGAAAGTAATTCCTTGTACGTCTAGATCACTTTCTCTCCACCAAAGTTGCACATACCGCTGACACTGGGTGCGTAGCCACTCCATAGAAAGTCCCCCTTCTTCTCAACATATGTACCAGAGAAAAGGAAGGGCTGGACGTTTAACAGATAAGGCACACTTATCTTTGTCTGTTACGCTTGCGGTTCCTTAGAGTAATGATCAACCACCTGTTCACGCAAAGCTCGTTTTAGGAATTTGCCTACAGATGTTTTAGGAATCTCCGCCACGAACAGTATATCGTCTGGTAACCACCACTTAGCAAATTTCGGTTCCAAAAAGGCAAGAATCTCTTCCTTAGAAACGCTCTGTCCTTCTTTTACTACCACGCACGCTATTGGGCGTTCTCCCCATTGCGGATGAGGTACACCTACGCATGAAGCTTCAAGTATGGACTCATGTCCCATTAAAGCATTTTCCACATCTACAGAAGAAATCCACTCCCCACCGCTCTTAATCAAATCCTTTGTCCGGTCAACTAGTTTCACAAAACCTTCTGCATCCACGGTCGCTACGTCCCCCGTATGTAACCAGCCATCTTGGAATGTCTCTTCACTCCGCTCATCTTTATAATAGCTATCCGCAATCCAAGGCCCTCGGATCAACAACTCTCCCATCTCTTCCCCATCTGCCTTCACTTCACCATTTGGACCTACTATCTTCATCTGAAGTCCAGGAACCAACGTTCCCTGTTTACTGAGGTAACCCAATTTTTCTTCCTCGGATAGTTCTGCTTCCTGGTAACTTTTTAGCTTAGAGCATGTTACCAATGGGCTAGTTTCGGTCATTCCATATGCAACATAGAAGGGAATGTTAAACTTGTTGCGGTACGTTTCTATGAGACTGCGTGGGGAAGCAGATCCGCCACAGACAACCGCTCGTAAGCTGGATGTTTCGTATCGACCATGCTCTAATTCTTGTAAAAGCCCTAGCCAAATCGTGGGTACCCCGGCTGTGATACTTATTTTTTCTGTTTCAATCAGATTAGCTAAGATTTGAGGGGTAAAACGTGGGCCAGGCAATACTTGCGTACACCCAAACCATGTAGCAGCAAAAGGGAAACCCCATGCATTCACGTGAAAC
It includes:
- a CDS encoding fatty-acid--CoA ligase gives rise to the protein MMNAQLTLAPMMERAEKMFGKKQVISRTSTGIYRFTYREIGERTRRLASALESLGIKRGERVGTLAWNHHRHLEAYFAIPSMGAVLHTINIRLSPEHIIYIINHAEDQVLLVDDDILPLLEQIKDHLHSVKAYVLMTDHDQLPASSLEPLYSYEQLLNQADPSYQYPTDIQENDPAGMCYTSATTGNPKGVIYTHRGIVLHSMSIGLADTLALSEQDITMPVVPMFHVNAWGFPFAATWFGCTQVLPGPRFTPQILANLIETEKISITAGVPTIWLGLLQELEHGRYETSSLRAVVCGGSASPRSLIETYRNKFNIPFYVAYGMTETSPLVTCSKLKSYQEAELSEEEKLGYLSKQGTLVPGLQMKIVGPNGEVKADGEEMGELLIRGPWIADSYYKDERSEETFQDGWLHTGDVATVDAEGFVKLVDRTKDLIKSGGEWISSVDVENALMGHESILEASCVGVPHPQWGERPIACVVVKEGQSVSKEEILAFLEPKFAKWWLPDDILFVAEIPKTSVGKFLKRALREQVVDHYSKEPQA